A window of the Pyxidicoccus trucidator genome harbors these coding sequences:
- a CDS encoding GMC oxidoreductase yields MDAVKAHYDAIIVGSGFGGSVMAYRLAEAGLRVCLLERGRAYPPGSFPRSPYGMRRNFWDPSEGMYGLFNLWSFKGLGGVVSAGLGGGSLIYANVLLRKDEKTFIHEDLGNGGYESWPVTREDLDPHYDEVERMMAVQRYPLEHAPYSSTAKTLAMKLAAERLGRSADWQLPPLAVTFGNPGDTPVPGEPIREAHPNLHGRTRTTCRLCGECDIGCNFGSKNTLDYTYLSAAKRHGAELRTRAEVKSFWPGDGGGFVVQYVDHSEAREGERPEVSSELLPRVTLTADRLVLSAGTFGTTFLLLKNKEHFPALSAKLGTRFCGNGDLLGFLLKCMDSASGTRRPRVLDGGFGPVITSALHFRGEEEGGTGRGYYVEDAGYPEFLNWLYEGADQLALFKRGARLAGRLAMGWLGLIRDSDVSEEIANVLGDCTGSATSLPLLAMGRDIPNGHMELTKEGMLDIDWRMKDSSEYFRRVKQSMKDIAKSLEGKLVHNPLGLFSRVITVHPLGGCPMGRAPEEGVVDANGEVFGHPGLYVADGAVMPGPTGPNPSLTIAALADRFAEHLLAGRSRSVPTAHARGDVEAPTPEAVPPA; encoded by the coding sequence ATGGACGCGGTCAAGGCGCACTACGACGCCATCATCGTGGGCTCGGGCTTCGGCGGCTCGGTGATGGCGTACCGGCTGGCGGAGGCGGGGCTGCGAGTCTGCCTGCTGGAGCGGGGCAGGGCGTATCCGCCCGGCTCCTTCCCTCGAAGTCCCTACGGCATGCGCCGGAACTTCTGGGACCCGAGCGAGGGCATGTACGGCCTGTTCAACCTCTGGTCCTTCAAGGGCCTGGGCGGCGTCGTGTCCGCCGGGCTGGGCGGGGGCTCGCTCATCTATGCCAACGTGCTGCTGCGCAAGGACGAGAAGACCTTCATCCACGAGGACCTGGGCAACGGCGGCTACGAGTCCTGGCCCGTCACCCGCGAGGACCTGGACCCGCACTACGACGAGGTGGAGCGGATGATGGCAGTGCAGCGCTACCCGCTGGAGCACGCGCCCTACTCCTCCACCGCCAAGACGCTCGCCATGAAGCTCGCCGCCGAGCGGCTGGGCCGGAGCGCGGACTGGCAGCTCCCTCCGCTGGCCGTCACCTTCGGCAACCCCGGAGACACGCCCGTGCCGGGCGAGCCAATCCGCGAGGCGCACCCCAACCTCCATGGCCGCACGCGCACCACCTGCCGGCTGTGCGGGGAGTGCGACATCGGGTGCAACTTCGGAAGCAAGAACACGCTCGACTACACGTACCTGTCCGCCGCGAAGCGCCACGGCGCCGAGCTGCGCACCCGCGCCGAGGTGAAGTCCTTCTGGCCCGGGGACGGCGGCGGCTTCGTGGTGCAGTACGTGGACCACTCGGAGGCGCGCGAGGGCGAGCGGCCGGAAGTCTCCTCCGAGCTGCTGCCCCGGGTGACGCTGACCGCGGACCGGCTGGTGCTGTCCGCCGGCACCTTCGGCACCACGTTCCTGCTGCTGAAGAACAAGGAGCACTTCCCGGCGCTCAGCGCGAAGCTGGGTACGCGCTTCTGTGGCAACGGGGACCTGCTGGGCTTCCTGCTCAAGTGCATGGACAGCGCCTCCGGCACGCGGCGGCCTCGCGTACTGGACGGCGGCTTCGGGCCCGTCATCACCAGCGCCCTCCACTTCCGGGGCGAGGAGGAGGGCGGCACCGGACGCGGCTACTACGTGGAGGACGCCGGCTACCCGGAGTTCCTCAACTGGCTGTACGAGGGCGCCGACCAGCTCGCCCTCTTCAAGCGCGGCGCGCGCCTGGCGGGCCGCCTCGCCATGGGCTGGCTGGGCCTCATTCGCGACTCCGACGTGAGCGAGGAGATTGCCAATGTGCTCGGTGACTGCACGGGCTCGGCCACGTCCCTGCCGCTGCTCGCCATGGGCCGGGACATCCCCAACGGCCACATGGAACTGACGAAAGAGGGGATGCTGGACATCGACTGGCGCATGAAGGACTCCAGCGAGTACTTCCGCCGGGTGAAGCAGTCCATGAAGGACATCGCGAAGTCGCTCGAGGGGAAGCTGGTGCACAACCCGCTCGGCCTCTTCAGCCGCGTCATCACCGTGCACCCGCTCGGGGGCTGCCCCATGGGCCGCGCGCCCGAAGAGGGCGTCGTGGATGCGAACGGCGAGGTCTTCGGCCACCCAGGCCTCTACGTGGCCGACGGCGCGGTGATGCCAGGGCCTACCGGACCCAATCCCAGCCTCACCATCGCCGCGCTCGCGGACCGGTTCGCCGAGCACCTCCTCGCGGGGCGCTCGCGCTCCGTCCCCACGGCCCATGCCCGGGGGGACGTGGAGGCACCCACGCCCGAGGCCGTGCCTCCCGCCTGA
- a CDS encoding patatin-like phospholipase family protein produces the protein MSTASSTRLERWLLAHERQWRWVLQAIAWVTIVSGVGMMLMPGAMLALLQAGTDPTSRHTFGIEGMFMVLFGGLLLHGLRRPRENRVAVLWGGVQKLAAFGAVTLGVLRGVFSPLALTVSLFDLLSGVAVLGYLAVLRREQRTEVAGRTRTLTASGAVTEPLGMSAPVAGMPPSGRPRPLPAVDAAVAGAPHTRPLQPESVPGTPMTAVPPSQASPLPSAAASHRKRSLILAGGGMRVAWQAGALRALEDAGLTFQHGDGTSGGIINLAMLLSGLSPKEMCDRWRTLRVKDFVSFVSPEQYLRAWKMEAMGDADGIVQRVFPHLGIDVAAIRAHAGMEGSFNVCDFTRKTNEVIPHTQVDRDLLVAGISLPIFMPPVRKNGSVYTDSVWIQDANLLEAVRRGADELWVLWCIGNTPTYERGIFQQYVHMIEMSANGALFAQLEQLQDINARIRAGEEVMGHREPIAVHLIKPERPLPLDPDFYAGHITAASLIDMGYSDAWRYLAVAGDQGLPLTPEMTQMTEPAPDLTFRETMSGPLSMGVTDPVAGAHQGRETPFTMHCTISVDDMDAFVRDDSHAARLVAHVSYPPFGEDLPVRQGSFNLFRAGDDPNTRIMSYGLRFEANGKEYYLEGTKTIHDDRGPDLWRDTTRLYSQLHEGPDARGPVVGSGVLKLGVGQLLKLIASMRSAREGIEGVRAVGRFGKFFLGTLWDLYAPRARKEAPEPPAADAPERTNDTPAPV, from the coding sequence ATGAGCACCGCATCGTCCACCCGCCTGGAGCGCTGGCTCCTCGCTCATGAGCGGCAGTGGCGCTGGGTGCTCCAGGCCATTGCCTGGGTCACCATCGTCAGCGGTGTGGGCATGATGCTCATGCCGGGCGCCATGCTCGCGCTCCTTCAGGCGGGGACGGACCCGACCAGTCGCCACACCTTCGGCATCGAAGGCATGTTCATGGTGCTGTTCGGTGGGCTGCTCCTGCATGGCCTGAGGCGCCCGCGAGAGAATCGCGTGGCCGTGCTGTGGGGAGGCGTGCAGAAGCTGGCCGCGTTCGGCGCGGTGACGCTGGGCGTGCTGCGCGGAGTCTTCTCTCCGCTCGCGCTCACCGTGTCCCTCTTCGACCTGCTGTCGGGCGTGGCCGTGCTGGGCTACCTCGCCGTGCTGCGCCGCGAGCAGCGGACCGAAGTGGCCGGCCGCACCCGGACCCTCACGGCGAGTGGGGCCGTGACGGAGCCGCTGGGGATGAGCGCTCCCGTGGCGGGGATGCCTCCTTCCGGGCGACCCCGGCCGCTTCCGGCAGTGGACGCCGCCGTGGCGGGTGCGCCTCACACCCGTCCGCTCCAGCCAGAGTCGGTTCCGGGCACGCCCATGACCGCGGTTCCTCCCTCTCAGGCGTCACCGTTGCCGTCGGCGGCCGCGAGCCACCGCAAGCGCTCGCTCATCCTCGCGGGCGGAGGCATGCGCGTGGCGTGGCAGGCCGGCGCCCTGCGCGCGCTCGAGGACGCGGGCCTCACGTTCCAGCACGGCGACGGCACCTCGGGCGGCATCATCAACCTGGCCATGCTGCTGTCCGGCCTGTCTCCGAAGGAGATGTGCGACCGGTGGCGGACGCTCCGGGTGAAGGACTTCGTGTCCTTCGTCTCCCCCGAGCAGTACCTGCGTGCCTGGAAGATGGAGGCCATGGGAGACGCGGACGGCATCGTCCAGCGCGTCTTCCCGCACCTCGGCATCGACGTGGCCGCCATCCGCGCGCACGCTGGGATGGAGGGCTCCTTCAACGTCTGCGACTTCACCCGGAAGACGAACGAGGTCATCCCCCACACGCAGGTGGACCGCGACCTGCTCGTCGCCGGCATCTCCCTGCCCATCTTCATGCCGCCCGTGCGGAAGAACGGCTCCGTGTACACGGACTCCGTCTGGATTCAGGACGCGAATCTGCTGGAGGCCGTGCGCCGGGGCGCGGACGAGCTGTGGGTGCTGTGGTGCATCGGCAACACGCCCACGTACGAGCGCGGCATCTTCCAGCAGTACGTCCACATGATTGAGATGAGCGCCAACGGCGCGCTCTTCGCGCAGCTGGAGCAACTCCAAGACATCAACGCGCGCATCCGTGCGGGCGAGGAGGTGATGGGGCACCGCGAGCCCATCGCCGTCCACCTCATCAAGCCCGAGCGCCCGCTGCCGCTGGACCCGGACTTCTACGCGGGGCACATCACCGCCGCCTCGCTCATCGACATGGGCTACTCGGACGCCTGGCGCTACCTCGCGGTGGCCGGCGACCAGGGACTTCCCCTCACCCCGGAGATGACGCAGATGACCGAACCCGCTCCCGACCTGACCTTCCGCGAAACCATGTCCGGCCCCCTGTCCATGGGCGTCACCGACCCCGTGGCCGGCGCCCACCAGGGCAGGGAGACGCCCTTCACCATGCACTGCACCATCAGCGTGGATGACATGGATGCCTTCGTCCGCGACGACAGCCACGCCGCCCGCCTGGTGGCCCACGTCAGCTACCCGCCCTTCGGCGAGGACCTCCCCGTGCGCCAGGGCAGCTTCAACCTCTTCCGCGCGGGTGACGACCCGAACACCCGAATCATGTCCTACGGGCTGCGCTTCGAGGCGAACGGGAAGGAGTACTACCTGGAGGGCACGAAGACCATCCACGACGACCGGGGCCCGGACCTGTGGCGGGACACCACGCGGCTGTACTCGCAGCTCCATGAGGGCCCGGACGCGCGAGGCCCCGTGGTGGGCTCGGGCGTGCTGAAGCTCGGCGTGGGCCAGTTGCTCAAGCTCATCGCCAGCATGCGCTCGGCCCGGGAGGGCATCGAGGGCGTGAGGGCCGTGGGCCGCTTCGGCAAGTTCTTCCTCGGCACCCTCTGGGACCTCTACGCGCCGCGCGCGCGGAAGGAGGCTCCCGAGCCGCCGGCCGCGGACGCTCCGGAGCGCACCAACGACACACCGGCGCCAGTCTGA
- a CDS encoding acetoacetate decarboxylase family protein yields MFHLPRRIEKLTGRFSRVDGIPYELPINSKDSPALMAAFSIDAEKAARLLPGDELHPFRINRKRGVLMITVIDYRTTDIGAYIEFSIAIACTFGPRPAHPLLPLLFQKKYGLGQYVFDLPVNTEVSVKGGKGIWGMPKHLGNLDFKIEDGTVSSRYDEGGKQAVRIEIDRPKRAWLPLRMAAANYCAFRGMLMKSYIYFRGKLGFRLGRRAGARFVIGDHPRVQALKDLDISGRALFTGFFPKTSGVLDDHFEAWFLSRPTLPADTYPEGLESVTSLGQSQTPMPPPGGAPALADGSAAPEGELLTMEQELVEEVVHQQSPEQEARP; encoded by the coding sequence ATGTTCCATCTGCCCAGACGCATCGAAAAGCTGACCGGGCGCTTCTCCCGGGTCGACGGCATTCCCTACGAGCTGCCCATCAACTCGAAGGACTCTCCGGCGTTGATGGCCGCCTTCTCCATCGACGCGGAGAAGGCCGCCCGCCTGCTGCCCGGGGATGAGCTGCACCCCTTCCGCATCAACCGCAAGAGGGGCGTGCTGATGATTACCGTCATCGACTACCGCACCACCGACATCGGTGCGTACATCGAGTTCAGCATCGCGATTGCCTGCACCTTCGGTCCCCGGCCCGCGCATCCGCTGCTGCCGCTCCTGTTCCAGAAGAAGTACGGGCTGGGGCAGTACGTGTTCGACCTGCCCGTCAACACGGAGGTCTCTGTCAAGGGCGGCAAGGGCATCTGGGGCATGCCCAAGCACCTGGGCAACCTGGACTTCAAAATCGAGGATGGCACGGTGAGCAGCCGCTACGACGAGGGCGGCAAGCAGGCGGTGCGCATCGAAATCGACCGGCCGAAGCGCGCGTGGCTGCCGCTGCGCATGGCGGCGGCCAACTACTGCGCGTTCCGCGGCATGTTGATGAAGAGCTACATCTACTTCCGGGGGAAGCTCGGCTTCCGGCTGGGCCGGCGTGCCGGGGCGAGGTTCGTCATCGGTGACCACCCGCGCGTGCAGGCGCTCAAGGACCTGGACATCTCCGGGCGCGCCCTCTTCACCGGCTTCTTCCCGAAGACGAGCGGCGTGCTCGATGACCACTTCGAGGCGTGGTTCCTCAGCCGGCCCACCCTGCCCGCCGACACGTACCCCGAGGGCCTGGAGAGCGTGACGAGCCTGGGGCAGAGCCAGACGCCCATGCCGCCCCCGGGCGGGGCCCCCGCGCTGGCGGACGGGAGCGCCGCGCCGGAAGGCGAGCTGCTCACGATGGAGCAGGAGCTGGTGGAGGAAGTCGTACACCAGCAGTCGCCCGAGCAGGAGGCCCGGCCATGA
- a CDS encoding alpha/beta hydrolase yields MPAAAASSPYHEETVPFLAGDGRELNLKHVHGDEEATRGPVVLVHGAGVRADIFRAPVRQTLVDALIADGYDVWLENWRASIDVEPSEWTLDQAAVHDHPAAIRTVVRETGHDSVKAIIHCQGSTSFAMSAAAGLLPQVDVILSNAVTLHPVVPHAAEVKLKLAIPVVSRLTPYLDPQWGFGPPTRTAKALDLLVGAFHHECDNRVCRWVSFTYGVGFPTLWRHENLNPETHDWLQHEFAKVPLSFFRQMTECVRAGHLLPVDDFPSLPADVAEREPQTDARWVFFAGAENRCFLPESQRRSFEHLERFRPGYHALHVVPGYGHLDMFMGQDASRDVFPLILDELDKPV; encoded by the coding sequence ATGCCCGCTGCCGCAGCATCCTCGCCCTACCATGAAGAAACCGTCCCGTTTCTCGCCGGTGACGGGCGCGAGCTGAACCTCAAGCACGTCCACGGAGACGAGGAGGCAACCAGGGGACCGGTGGTCCTCGTGCATGGTGCCGGGGTGCGCGCCGACATCTTCCGCGCGCCCGTGCGGCAGACCCTGGTCGATGCGCTCATCGCCGACGGCTACGACGTGTGGCTGGAGAACTGGCGCGCGAGCATCGACGTGGAGCCCAGTGAGTGGACGCTCGACCAGGCCGCCGTCCATGACCACCCGGCCGCCATCCGCACCGTGGTGCGCGAGACAGGCCATGACTCCGTCAAGGCCATCATCCACTGCCAGGGCTCCACCAGCTTCGCGATGTCCGCCGCCGCCGGCCTGCTGCCCCAGGTGGACGTCATCCTCTCCAACGCGGTGACGCTGCACCCCGTCGTTCCCCACGCGGCGGAGGTGAAGCTCAAGCTCGCCATCCCCGTCGTGTCCCGCCTCACGCCCTACCTGGACCCGCAGTGGGGCTTCGGCCCCCCCACGCGCACCGCGAAGGCGCTCGACCTGCTCGTCGGTGCCTTCCACCACGAGTGCGACAACCGCGTCTGCCGCTGGGTCAGCTTTACGTACGGCGTCGGCTTCCCCACGCTGTGGCGCCACGAGAACCTCAACCCCGAGACGCACGACTGGCTCCAGCACGAGTTCGCCAAGGTCCCCCTCTCCTTCTTCCGGCAGATGACCGAGTGCGTGCGCGCGGGGCACCTGCTGCCCGTGGACGACTTCCCCTCGCTGCCGGCGGACGTCGCCGAGCGTGAGCCCCAGACGGACGCGCGCTGGGTCTTCTTCGCCGGCGCGGAGAACCGCTGCTTCCTCCCGGAGAGCCAGCGCCGAAGCTTCGAGCACCTGGAGCGCTTCCGCCCCGGCTACCACGCCCTGCACGTGGTCCCCGGCTACGGCCACCTGGACATGTTCATGGGCCAGGACGCCTCCCGAGATGTCTTCCCCCTCATCCTCGACGAGCTCGACAAGCCGGTGTGA
- a CDS encoding double-CXXCG motif protein, with protein MTRFFWLLEDETATARYTGDFNAAHKWGLPGVECPTCGVTWGGAGHDYPGVDLSQLPERGEFETARAEPFAEFARLRELVRPLAPPNAKLPPGTNFGPLVGTARGDFGPFTWLGSSRLLVRREALDRLQEEGLRGLLCYRTELRFRKKDPPELLEPQMEPRGQLHPDCFLPDVPSPCVTCGRLGLRRPDEPILDAASLPTDLDLFRVGNFATVIVGTERFRDAVRRLELDGITFRELPTR; from the coding sequence ATGACCCGGTTCTTCTGGCTCCTTGAGGACGAGACGGCAACAGCCCGGTACACCGGGGACTTCAATGCCGCGCATAAGTGGGGACTGCCCGGTGTGGAATGCCCCACTTGCGGCGTCACCTGGGGCGGAGCAGGGCACGACTATCCCGGGGTGGACCTGTCCCAACTGCCTGAGCGGGGAGAATTCGAGACGGCGCGGGCCGAGCCTTTCGCCGAGTTCGCACGCCTCCGGGAGCTGGTGCGTCCCCTGGCGCCTCCGAATGCGAAGTTGCCGCCCGGTACCAACTTCGGACCCCTGGTGGGCACGGCCCGTGGAGATTTTGGACCCTTCACCTGGCTCGGCTCTTCGCGGCTGCTGGTGCGTCGAGAAGCGCTGGACCGTCTCCAGGAAGAAGGCCTGCGGGGCCTTCTCTGCTACCGGACAGAGTTGCGGTTCAGGAAGAAGGACCCTCCAGAGCTGCTGGAGCCCCAGATGGAACCTCGCGGCCAGCTCCACCCGGACTGCTTCCTACCGGACGTGCCCTCCCCATGCGTCACCTGCGGCAGGCTCGGGCTCCGCCGCCCGGATGAGCCCATCCTCGACGCAGCCTCCCTGCCCACGGACCTGGACCTGTTCCGGGTAGGCAACTTCGCCACGGTGATAGTCGGCACCGAGCGCTTCAGGGACGCCGTGCGCCGCCTCGAGCTCGACGGCATCACCTTCCGCGAGCTGCCCACACGCTGA
- a CDS encoding TIGR02269 family lipoprotein codes for MPTVRAVGLSLLVASLLGCSTVAPPYQQQWEEAEAGCTDAGRGQCVTLLCGDDACGFYRCEDVPGGVELARFPPARPPVAAAAPGSGPRRNWGSGMRLPNGAEPVFVIPWYPEPPPRPKLGPGRFEKHHIFPQASELATWFARQKVRIHDYTLPIPRDVHQRIHRGERGGEWNKAWIRFKDANPDASPADIFKHAGELIYRFQLLGGPIQKYNAHSG; via the coding sequence ATGCCAACCGTCCGAGCTGTAGGGCTGTCGTTGCTCGTCGCATCGTTGCTGGGGTGCTCAACCGTTGCGCCGCCCTACCAGCAGCAGTGGGAGGAAGCGGAGGCCGGATGTACCGACGCGGGAAGGGGGCAGTGCGTCACCCTGCTGTGCGGTGACGACGCGTGCGGCTTCTACCGCTGCGAGGATGTGCCCGGTGGCGTAGAGCTGGCGCGTTTCCCGCCCGCCCGTCCTCCCGTGGCCGCCGCGGCCCCCGGAAGCGGTCCTCGAAGGAACTGGGGCAGCGGGATGAGGCTCCCCAATGGGGCAGAGCCTGTCTTCGTCATCCCCTGGTATCCTGAACCACCTCCGCGTCCCAAGCTCGGACCCGGGCGCTTCGAGAAACACCACATCTTCCCTCAGGCGTCCGAACTGGCGACGTGGTTCGCGCGCCAGAAAGTCCGCATCCACGACTACACCCTCCCCATTCCGCGTGACGTACATCAGCGGATTCATCGGGGAGAACGTGGGGGAGAGTGGAACAAGGCCTGGATTCGGTTCAAAGATGCCAACCCGGACGCCAGCCCTGCGGACATCTTCAAACATGCTGGGGAGCTCATCTATCGCTTCCAGCTCCTGGGCGGACCCATCCAGAAATACAATGCCCATTCAGGTTGA
- a CDS encoding ABC transporter permease yields MAALLQELRIAVRSLLREKVFTAVVVTTLALSIGATTSVFSVVYQVLWRPLPYPEASQLHRLFQTTTPGAGAGPHRDRARVVLPVWNAWREGARSFSVIEGFQGGRQLLSGTEADDRLTVGRASAGLLPMLGVRPTLGRLWGVELEVAGRDREAVLSHSLWQRRYGGDAAILGRSLVLDDQVHTVVGVLPADFQFEPEVEVWKPLAMDPDTEQGALRVFGRLHPDIPPEQARAELVQLALGAERVPGVEITGVSLEPLHQLWVEQSRTQLQVVSAVAALLLLLGCANLANLLLARGSARMHEMSVRLALGASRAQLVRLVLVESGVRALLGGVLGVLIALWGRDLMATLVPPQLVSGPGVEPFVLVIASVTSLATAVLVGLLPALHASRGEGTGALAPLTRGTRATSMGLTRSVLVIVQLSLAMVPLVGAGLMLRTVWRLQSVPLGFEPRNVTVAELFLPLDKYPGEAAAAAVVQDFLARVEAIPGVTAAGLTANLPFSGSVWRQTTGFHVVGEPVPTGASAQAGYMPATDGYFQALAIPLKEGRYPEARDTASSPRVVVVTEAFVRRYLPGRSALGVRLQLDVGEGAPEGHEIVGVVGDVPMERLSVVPSGDVYVPLAQDLRQGLSLAVKSTLPAGQLMPLLHQQLRATDANLRMLKVRPLETVVEDSYAQARVVGGLLGAFAVLAMVLAAVGLYGILAFWVAQRTRELGIRSALGATPTRLLRMVVGQGLRLAAIGLAVGLVGAVLVARALSAMLYGVSTYDPLIFIGAPAVLLLTALAASWLPAASAMRVAPNEALKGDT; encoded by the coding sequence ATGGCCGCACTCCTCCAGGAACTCCGAATCGCGGTCCGCTCGTTGCTGCGCGAGAAGGTGTTCACCGCCGTCGTGGTGACAACCTTGGCGCTCTCCATCGGCGCGACCACGTCCGTCTTCAGCGTCGTGTATCAGGTGCTCTGGCGGCCCCTGCCGTACCCGGAGGCGTCCCAGCTCCACCGGCTCTTCCAGACGACCACGCCGGGCGCCGGGGCGGGGCCCCACCGGGACAGGGCGCGCGTGGTGCTTCCCGTGTGGAACGCGTGGCGTGAGGGCGCGCGAAGCTTCTCCGTGATTGAGGGCTTCCAGGGTGGACGGCAGCTGCTCAGTGGAACGGAGGCCGATGACCGGCTGACGGTGGGCCGGGCCTCCGCAGGACTCCTGCCGATGCTCGGGGTGCGGCCCACGCTGGGCCGGCTCTGGGGCGTGGAGCTCGAAGTCGCGGGGAGGGACCGGGAGGCGGTGCTCTCGCATTCGCTGTGGCAGCGGCGGTACGGGGGAGACGCCGCCATCCTCGGGCGAAGCCTCGTCCTGGATGACCAGGTCCACACCGTGGTCGGCGTCCTGCCCGCGGACTTCCAGTTCGAGCCCGAGGTGGAGGTCTGGAAGCCGCTGGCGATGGACCCGGACACCGAGCAGGGCGCGCTGCGCGTCTTCGGGCGGCTCCATCCGGACATCCCTCCCGAGCAGGCCCGGGCCGAGCTGGTCCAGCTTGCGCTGGGCGCCGAGCGGGTGCCCGGCGTGGAAATCACCGGCGTGAGCCTGGAGCCCCTCCACCAGCTCTGGGTCGAGCAGTCGCGCACGCAGCTCCAGGTGGTGAGCGCGGTGGCGGCGCTGCTGTTGCTGCTCGGGTGCGCCAACCTGGCGAATCTGTTGTTGGCTCGGGGCAGTGCGCGCATGCACGAGATGTCGGTGCGCCTCGCGCTGGGCGCGAGCCGGGCGCAGCTGGTCCGGCTGGTGCTCGTCGAGAGCGGAGTGCGCGCGCTGCTCGGTGGCGTCCTCGGGGTGCTCATCGCGCTGTGGGGGCGGGACTTGATGGCCACGCTCGTCCCGCCGCAGCTGGTGTCCGGCCCTGGCGTCGAGCCCTTCGTCCTGGTGATTGCCTCGGTGACGTCGCTGGCGACGGCAGTGCTGGTGGGCCTGCTGCCCGCGCTCCACGCCTCGCGCGGAGAGGGCACGGGGGCGCTGGCGCCCCTGACGCGTGGCACCCGGGCCACGTCGATGGGCCTCACCCGGTCCGTGCTCGTCATCGTCCAGCTGTCGTTGGCGATGGTGCCGCTGGTGGGGGCGGGGCTCATGCTGCGCACGGTGTGGCGGCTCCAGAGCGTGCCGCTCGGCTTCGAGCCGCGGAACGTCACCGTCGCCGAGCTCTTTCTGCCGCTGGACAAGTACCCGGGAGAGGCGGCCGCGGCCGCCGTCGTCCAGGACTTCCTCGCCCGTGTCGAGGCGATTCCCGGCGTGACGGCGGCGGGCCTCACGGCCAATCTTCCCTTCTCGGGGAGCGTCTGGCGGCAGACCACGGGCTTCCACGTCGTGGGGGAGCCGGTGCCCACCGGAGCCTCGGCCCAGGCCGGGTACATGCCCGCCACGGACGGCTACTTCCAGGCGCTGGCCATCCCCTTGAAGGAGGGGCGCTATCCGGAGGCGAGGGACACGGCCAGCAGCCCTCGCGTGGTCGTCGTCACCGAGGCCTTCGTCCGTCGCTACCTGCCGGGGCGGAGCGCGCTGGGCGTTCGCCTCCAACTGGACGTGGGGGAGGGTGCTCCGGAGGGCCACGAAATCGTCGGCGTCGTCGGGGATGTGCCCATGGAGCGGCTCTCGGTGGTGCCCTCGGGGGACGTCTATGTGCCGCTGGCCCAGGACCTGCGCCAGGGCTTGAGCCTCGCGGTGAAGTCCACGCTGCCGGCAGGTCAGCTGATGCCCCTGCTGCACCAGCAATTGCGCGCGACGGATGCGAACCTGCGGATGCTCAAGGTCCGCCCGCTGGAGACGGTGGTGGAGGACAGCTACGCCCAGGCGCGCGTGGTGGGTGGGCTCCTCGGCGCCTTCGCGGTGCTGGCGATGGTGCTGGCGGCGGTGGGCCTCTACGGCATCCTCGCCTTCTGGGTGGCCCAGCGCACCCGCGAGCTGGGGATTCGGAGCGCGCTGGGTGCGACGCCCACCCGGCTGCTGCGGATGGTCGTCGGGCAGGGGTTGCGGCTCGCCGCCATTGGGCTCGCGGTGGGGCTGGTGGGCGCCGTGCTGGTGGCGCGGGCGCTCTCGGCGATGCTCTACGGCGTCTCCACGTATGACCCGCTCATCTTCATCGGGGCGCCCGCCGTGCTGCTACTCACGGCCCTGGCGGCGAGCTGGCTCCCTGCGGCCTCCGCCATGCGCGTGGCACCGAACGAGGCCCTCAAGGGCGACACCTGA